One genomic window of Elaeis guineensis isolate ETL-2024a chromosome 2, EG11, whole genome shotgun sequence includes the following:
- the LOC105038123 gene encoding ferrochelatase-1, chloroplastic: protein MEAVGSGVPHLKLSGFCHQRINNSPEWSPHRMRAFTCNAISSFPYLGEDSQRSKQPLEIVSVSHHASADRSGNFTESSFQAPIKNRHLVGKAFFSNKACAFDEKIMRMPLGISQERVGVLLLNLGGPDTLHDVQPFLFNLFADPDIIRLPRLFRFLQRPLAQLISMLRAPKSKEGYAAIGGGSPLRRITDEQAHALKIALEEKNLHANVYVAMRYWHPYTEDAVRLIKKDNITKLVILPLYPQFSISTSGSSIRLLQSIFRKDAYFASLPISIIESWYQREGYIKSIADLMEKELLGFSKPEEVMIFFSAHGVPLSYVEDAGDPYKDQMEECIALIMDELKSRGIANDHTLAYQSRVGPVRWLKPYTDEVIVELGQKGVKSLMVVPVSFVSEHIETLEEIDMEYKHLALQSGIENWGRVPALGCTSSFISDLADAVIEALPFASTTSSAKDTSKDADVDPVQYAIKMFFGSILAFILLLSPKLFSAFKNSVI, encoded by the exons ATGGAAGCTGTGGGATCTGGAGTTCCCCACCTCAAACTCTCTGGTTTTTGTCATCAAAGAATTAACAATTCCCCAGAATG GTCACCCCATAGGATGAGGGCTTTCACATGCAATGCCATATCTTCCTTCCCTTATTTAGGGGAAGATTCACAACGAAGCAAGCAACCATTGGAGATAGTTTCAGTCTCACATCATGCATCAGCTGATCGCAGTGGCAATTTTACCGAATCATCTTTCCAAGCGCCAATTAAGAACCGACATCTAGTTGGAAAAGCATTCTTTTCCAACAAAGCATGtgcttttgatgaaaaaattatgcgAATGCCTCTGGGTATTTCACAAGAAAGGGTTGGGGTGCTACTTTTGAACCTTGGTGGTCCAGACACCCTTCATGATGTTCAGCCATTTCTATTCAATTTATTTGCTGATCCA GATATAATACGGTTGCCAAGGTTGTTTCGGTTTCTTCAGCGACCATTAGCCCAATTAATATCCATGCTGAGAGCTCCAAAGAGTAAAGAGGGATATGCTGCTATCGGTGGTGGGTCACCTTTACGAAGAATCACAGATGAGCAG GCACATGCGCTGAAAATAGCTCTGGAAGAGAAGAACTTGCATGCAAATGTTTATGTTGCAATGCGATATTGGCACCCCTACACCGAGGATGCCGTTCGTCTG ATTAAAAAGGATAACATTACGAAGCTTGTCATTCTCCCACTGTATCCTCAATTCTCCATATCTACAAGTGGGTCAAGCATCCGTCTGCTTCAGAGTATCTTCAG GAAAGATGCTTACTTTGCAAGCTTGCCAATTTCTATCATTGAATCATGGTATCAAAGAGAAGGTTATATCAAATCAATAGCTGACTTGATGGAGAAAGAGCTATTAGGCTTCTCTAAGCCTGAAGAG GTTATGATATTCTTCAGTGCTCATGGAGTCCCACTCAGCTACGTGGAGGATGCAGGAGATCCGTACAAAGATCAAATGGAGGAGTGTATTGCTTTGATCATGGATGAGTTAAAATCTAGAGGAATTGCAAATGACCATACCCTTGCTTATCAG AGCCGAGTTGGGCCCGTTCGGTGGTTGAAGCCTTATACTGATGAAGTTATAGTTGAGCTTGGTCAGAAAGGTGTGAAAAGTCTTATGGTTGTTCCTGTAAG CTTTGTGAGTGAGCATATTGAAACTCTTGAAGAAATCGACATGGAGTACAAGCATTTGGCTCTACAGTCAGGCATTGAGAATTGGGGCAGGGTTCCAGCCCTTGGTTGCACCTCTTCTTTCATCTCAGATCTAGCAGATGCAGTCATAGAAGCTCTCCCTTTCGCTTCCACCACGTCAAGTGCAAAGGATACATCCAAAGATGCTGACGTGGACCCAGTGCAATATGCAATCAAAATGTTTTTTGGGTCAATCTTAGCCTTTATTTTGCTGCTGTCTCCTAAACTGTTCTCTGCATTCAAAAATTCTGTTATTTAA
- the LOC140855394 gene encoding uncharacterized protein: protein MGKMMKMSKKSWSAASRLAITVRGIGWLLRGVGRTATCFTLTWRTPRQNASSSPPLCGMICSTSGPVASWYEGRIMVSIRLKKSRNLRSGSRHLLMAQRWRCRRIRSEKNGEGGKGTETRIFHLGWRDPHPSAITELAVVRPGPFFRLGKQLTAEGSTPLSFDRQDYRNLPRFRVPSFLHVQLRTVNLTLEKKGEEIDQASSIPGDLSSLICAKVHHHSPASPIPPSRSQLDRIFIIVS, encoded by the exons ATGGGCAAGATGATGAAGATGAGCAAGAAGTCGTGGTCGGCGGCGAGCCGCTTAGCGATAACGGTCAGGGGAATCGGGTGGCTTTTGCGGGGAGTCGGCAGGACGGCGACGTGCTTCACCTTGACCTGGAGGACACCACGGCAGAACGCCTCCAGCTCGCCGCCGCTGTGCGGGATGATCTGCTCCACTTCCGGTCCAGTAGCATCCTGGTACGAGGGCCGGATCATGGTCTCCATACGCCTCAAGAAATCGAGGAATCTACGTAGTGGCAGCCGCCATTTGCTGATGGCGCAGCGGTGGCGCTGTCGTCGGATCCGTTCGGAGAAGAACGGGGAGGGAGGGAAGGGAACGGAGACG CGTATTTTCCATCTTGGGTGGCGGGACCCGCATCCATCAGCCATTACGGAGCTTGCAGTTGTGCGGCCCGGTCCGTTTTTTCGTCTCGGGAAACAGCTGACTGCAGAAGGATCCACTCCTCTTTCTTTTGACCGCCAGGACTATCGGAACCTGCCGCGCTTCCGTGTTCCTTCCTTCCTCCACGTCCAGCTCCGAACCGTAAACCTAACCCTGGAAAAAAAAGGGGAGGAAATCGACCAAGCTTCCTCAATTCCTGGAGATCTGAGTTCTCTCATCTGTGCAAAGGTACATCATCACTCACCTGCCTCTCCTATCCCCCCTTCTCGTTCTCAGTTAGATCGCATCTTTATAATCGTTTCTTGA